ATTATAACACTGTTTTTTCACACTCGTTACTATTCCACTCACTGAAACCGCACGGCTGCGCCAATCTTGTTGTGGCCTTCGACgttcagcttttaaaaaacgtttattataaTCAACATACAGTTTATTATCTAAATATCATTTATTAAGCAAACGTGGACGGTCACGGAAAGAATTTGAATGAGAACTGAACGGCGTCGTGGGTTCTGCTGCTGGTATATATCGATGAGTAATGCTGATGCAGCGGAACGATGGCTATTGGCTGGCCGCGATCGTACGATGTTTGGAATGTGCTGATCGTGGTCCTTTGGTGTGCATATCATAACgtgattatatatatatatatatatatatatatatatatatatatatatatatatatatatatatatatgtttatttttcctttattgttttgatttttattattaacatTTCCATTTCTCtgtttcaacttttttctcagaattcgaaaagtgagaaaaaaaagtacaaaaaaaagCATTAACAAACagacgaatgacttgcaaatgtgaaTATAGTATTTTAAGTAAATCAATGAGTAttgttttcatgctaataaaatagagTGTTCGATGGTACatatttttggaataaaaagtacagacgagaaagatttttaacccctctggtacagatttaaatgtgacaACCCTGCAGTCAACTTTGatgtcggcaaaataagtccaagagaatagttgacgggacggtgacggtgacgctgcATGTGTAGAGCACTTAAAATACACAATCGTTCGAGAATAGGCGGTCGACAGTTGACTAGTGTGCGCACTTTTAACCAACCCGATCAAACTAtcgtctgaaaaaaaatctgcagtgtgcgggggctctgaatgttgaaaaacatcgaCTGGTTACTTAGCccgaactttccagacaaccaAATAGATCCATATTGCAAAAATTACCACATTTTTCGCTGCCAGAAACATATCTCCAGATATACGGTGCGTGCAcccatgacaaaaaaaaaagttcgtctTCCATTTTCGCAAAACATTGGGAGTTCTTGAAAAATAGAAGCAAATATTTTACGTCAAGGGCGGGAGCAGAATCGTAACACGCATTGTCGTTCTTTccaattttacaaatttttaatCTTCGTTGATAGTGTCTTCATTCTGATTCTGATTCCAATATgacctgtgttccactgattttCCTGTTAGTTTGAAACATGGGATCCgatcctcaaaacagagtaacaAAAGTGAAGAAATTCGTCTTTTTTCCTGTTATTGATTGAAagaaagcaactgaatataattcatgaaagtataaagagccataaaataacagaaaaacgtattaatcgattgtggtttcattggtgtaagaatcagaacataccttaactgcatgctcgaaacaaacatattttttgcatttcatgcaattgtagcgtgtttttggggtcttttatcaaagagaagaatgtataacgaccttctaaatAGTTGCCAGATGATAAAGAgtttggaatataaagtttgcatatttctaatattctttattctttattctgtattcttggtaaactaagaattattcCTTTTTTCAGATGGTACTTAAAAGAAGATATAAAGAGATttttaggaacttccttttctttttcttgttttcttgtcaacattgttcattataaaaaatatccccgaaactgtaactgtaaaaaatgACCATAAGCCACTGATTAGTATAAAGAtttctgtttacaattcttccacaagtgcaattctttcacaagtgtgtatatgtgtgaccattgttttagcgaataactatacgaaagtcaaacatttgtatttttattttgcacgtatgaatctaacgacgaatatatcgacgaaaagTTAacatatgaatccgttcaatccggtgacaaaaaggaCTGAAATCAATAAAGGTTAatcctgtaatgatcttatgcattatattcaaaaatattccacgccactaacattaatttatacatttctcgcgtaacttttgaaaaggtccaatgtaacattttcgccaactcgagaaaaacgtagttgaagacccgaacattatttcgcgaattgtcttaaaagctatcaatctttatcactgttttcaccactagctgtcaagaataacttcgtaaaaccaatcgtaactattgttccgtgatttgagattaaggttgaagcctcggagcgaaaaatgttacattggacgttttgactgcccgcgtttgcacattggacatattacgttgcactataaaaatttgaaactaactaataaacaacaatccaaatatcagcatttcgttctaaagattGATtactattgttatcactcgttgaattgcgctgaaatcgataacaacacctgtaagaaacaaattccaaaacgaccgaagtacgactgcgagttgttttgactgctttgttacttcggacgtttcggccgtcggaggaaagtggcgtccgaagtaacagccgggtgcttaaaattcgaatctgtacattggatattttttgtatcggcgacaaaaagatgaagaagatagatacgtgaacgattgtttttgtaatacattcaatgattgaaaactaatagcgtgcatccattaactcgatttgtttacatttgttacataggaccttttcaaaagttacgcgagatttcattgaacaatattctaaaataaaaacaggaagtgggttatatctatggtataaccgcaagggtgacgtaggactatcgttgatttagagatcatttgtttgatgttgaatctaaatccattctgaatgaatgaataaatgaatatttgggggacttcgaaaacgagagcgttacgttggaggcacaaggttctatgcatccaatataggatacgaaaaaccttgttctgaagaataatcttcagaagctttcctgctaactgtacttgattgacaaatcacaaacccaaatgtattatatggatattttatggatagaaaacattaaaataaactctttcgcttgaatgtaattttcaattccaagggaaactggcagattagttttccagcaacgattagatatttccacattttcctcgatactggaagcccaccagtggttaatactaactcgataaccacctgttaatagtacttgattgaaaaatatttggtcacagtgttacatggatagaaaacattcaaataaactctttcacatgaatgtatttttaaattcccaggggaactggcagattattttcagtaacgattagatatttccacattttcctcgatactggaagcccaccagtggttaatgctaactcgataaccatctgttaatagcacttgattgaaatatatttggtcacagtgttacatggatagaaaacattcaaataaactctttcacatgaatccattctttgtgtggacactgactggacaacatcgttgctggacgggctggacggcgagggatcgagtgcctttctcaaggcaagagggcggaggtggtagcgctggagtagaatagagtagagttttcaaagggcctttctcaaggctagaggcgaatgaactgcaaaagtttaaagtctctataattcaagaccttccttccttcctttcacatgaatgtatttttaaattcccagatgaactggcagattattttcagtaacgattagatatttccacattttcctcgatactggaagcccaccagtggttaatgctaactcgataaccatctgttaatagcacttgattgaaacatatttggtcacagtgttacatggatagaaaacattcaaataaactctttcacatgaatgtatttttaaattcccaggggaactggcagattattttcagtaacgattagatatttccacattttcctcgatgctggaagcccaccagtggttaatgctaactcgataaccatctgttaatagcacttgattgaaacatatttggttctCAATGTTacgttgatagaaaacattcaaataaactctttcacatgaatgtatttttaaattcccagagaagctggcagattatttttcagcaatgattagatctttccggaactttctcgatgctggatggcatccaaacggaaagaattctgcgcgtgtatgtgtcgatccatcgccgtccacctcctccagcacgttaggcaacgatgttgtcttgtcgatgtcctcacgaaaaatgaatgtgtctcaccaccagaatatcgcttaagtatgctttttgtgtgtgattgaatcgagagaaggtgtggtttacgatggcaatttggaaggcaaactagaggggaatgaactctctgagctctaaactttcggcgactgagcaataatcgattgcgggcgcatacaatattggatacggaaatatcctactgatggggaagaataatattcagaagctttcctgctaattacacttggttgaaaaattacaaaatcaaatgtatttgatcgctgtgttatatggttagaaaacattaaaataaactctttcacatgaatgtatttttaaattcccagaggaactggcagattattttccagaaatgattagatctttctggaactttctcgatgctgaatggcatccaaacggaaagaattccgcgcgtgtatgtgtgtgtagcgatgtcttcccggggaaccgtttgtggcatcactctcctcctggtggattcccttctggcctagggcgcacaaacaggctcttggtgacaccgttcatccgcgctttcatgataaacgaagagcttcacctcaacagcgacaacatgctccaatcgctgttcaattagaactgagtggatttccgagtggcgctcgcttatataccgattggtgatttcaatagcctgttttgaaagcaattttaagactattgaaacaagtttttggatcaaaaagtaacaagtatagaacgcgtagacattttatctttcgaatgaagtgtttatcataccatttcgttcagttgtttaggagctattaacgctcaaaatctcggtctccggcgtaacgctttcgttttcgaaactttgattttacaccccggtatagaaataaaagacgtagtcctacgtcaaaaaaagtcacttgtccaaaaaagttattcctatactcgcgtcggtgtctcagaccgaaagtgttaaaaaagtgacacacgctCCCTTtctaccaacacatgcgatacgctaaacgatgacgaacgacgaataacgaagctagagagaatcgcaaagtcgcagtgttgatgttttctgagaaatgaacgaattataaatttttcggtctgacagacctatgcgcgagtataggagtgtcaATTTTTGTTCTGAAATACAATatcgcgccacaatatttcttgcctactacactttttctgagttCTGGTTGTTTTTGTTGTAGTCGTTGTCTGCGGCGGTTTGTTCCGGGAACCAAAAATAATATAGATGCTTGATCGGGTATTTCTTCCAGCTCAACgctttaacactttcgacgccccgtatATGGatagatatgggtgacactttcctcgctcgaattgagtaggatttttggaaggaatttgatagaataggcacctaaatgtcactatatgatatgaaaaaataaaataaaatcataaccataatattatactgtttatactatactttttattaatttatagtacggatggtttgtactgcagttttttgcaaaacccctataatatgactttggcatgtgttattgtcatcaattcgtcttcaattgaaaacaaatattgctagatcatgtaaaagttatctataaactaagtttgtttttcatttgataatttaatcgcaagttgggctTTGCAAGAAACTCGTGTTAAAAGTGTTCCCgttgccgagtggttagcgtcacacctaacatgcagggggttcgggttcgattcccgttctggtcgagggaatttttcttcaaagaaatttcctctgacttggactgtggtcacacgtattctagagtttgccactcagaatgaattcaagccgcgttatttggcatagaaatctcaacaaagtactaataaaaatgacgcaagtaggggagccgcgggtaagacggacagtgggggtataatggacagctggttgatttgtatagttgcattatgaatttcaaatttccgttgatgggaaacccttctacatgctattctataatatttatagCATCCTATTTCGTCCTTCTTTCAAAATGTTTCAAGTAATAACTCACCACTTTGACTGAAAGTTACCTGAACAGTATTCCGCAGTTCGATGTGAACGTGCCTCGAATGCATTTCTCAACACACGAAGTCCCACTCAAGCTACAATCTATCGACGGATCAAAAGGACCTGGGCCAGATAAATTACCGCCATTCCTCATCAACCAATGTGCAAGCTCTCTCGCTTTTCCAGCGAGCATGTTGTTCAACCGTTCTCTTAGTGAGAAATTCTTTCCCACTATATGGAAACTCGCATTCATCACACCAATTCATAAGTCGGGGTCGCTCAATGATGTGGAGAACTATCGTGGGATCTCCATTCTTAGCTGTTTGCCGAAGGTCTTCGAAGGAATGGTACACGATGTGCTCTACCAGTCTACGAAATGCATAATTTCTGACGATCAACATGGTTTTATGAAAAAACGTTCGACTACAACCAATTTGCTTAGCTTCGTATCGACTCTGGTACACAAAATGGAGAAACGGCAGCAAGTCGACGCCGTGTATGTTGACTTTGCCAAAGCTTTCGACAAAGTGCCACACTTACTGGCTGttgaaaagtacaaaaaataGGACTTCCGGAGTGGCTGACACCATGGATTCTATCTTATCTTACTAGGCGCAGTTCCTCGGTTAAAATTGGTGATTCCTACTCTGCCCCCTTTCAGATACATTTCGGAGTACCTCAGGGTAGTATTTTGGGGCCGTTGTTCTTCGTTCTGTTTATTAACGGCCTTTGCAAAACGTTGAAATCACCGAAATTGATGTATGCCGACGATCTCAAATTGTATCGAGCAGTCTCAACGCCTGTAGACTGTTGTGCGCTGCAATCGGACACCGACATGATTATGGAATGGTGTAGTTTGAACGGGAAGGAAGTCAATGTCAACAAATGTTGCGTAATTTCATTCAGCCGTTCACGAACACCGATTATCTTCGACTATAAAATGGCGACGACAAGTTTGAAGCGTACGAGTGTCGTAAAGGATCTAGGGATTCTCGTAGACAGTAAACTGCGGTTTGCGGAACACATCGCCTCAGCCATTGCGAAAGCATATTCAATGCTAAGCTTCTTGAAACGAAACACGAAATGCTTTGGCGATATATATTGTTTGAAAACGCTGTACTGCTCTTTGGTGCGTAGTGTGTTGGAATACGGGGTACAAGTCTGTGCCCCGTTCCATGTAGTCCACATAAATCGAATAGAGCGAGTCCAAAAGCATTTTATCCGTTATACTATTAGGAATCTCATGCTGAAATGGACCgccacatccataatcacatccaatgcatgatggaaagtgaagggaagaatattgaagtattttttgtattgctttctctttttgttctatttcagttactaaacgcacaaacactgagtgagagtgaaattattcctctcgcgagcgataaacctctacgcttcgtatattatgaacactgtccatatccccccccccccactacatgtccattatatccgcatcgataaaaatgttctacttttcggtttgctttattttcagtaaaaaaaacttggaaaacacatttttataaaacatttggccagttatttcgaaaaccagtatattaaactgtaagaaactgctttttaaatttttgaaaacatgagtttccaaagatacaattaaagttttccttaacatgtccgtcttgcccccatctcccctaatactacgttgagacggcgaagttcctctaggaacgtcagtgccatttaacacgttcgtcgcccaacgcggtCCGGCTGAATTTCTtgcccaacttgcggataaattgaTTAATGAAAATCAAACCTTGTTGGTTGACATCTTATACAtaatctagcaatatttttttcaatttgaagacAAACTAACAACAAGAACACATGCCAATGTCGTTCACGAACATCGAATGCTCGTGAGTCTTGTTTAAGCGtcgttcatatttcatattcgtAGAGGATTACCGGCCTTCAAAAGGGATTTGCACATGGTACACTTCATATCAACTCGTCGTCGATGCTCACACCGTTTCTACCAAGAGGGATTTTGTTACCGATCATGTCCCCGTCTTCGCGAAGCAAATAAACTGACTGGAATGGTTCAATGGCCAGCGTGTTGAAGCCACACTTTGTAGAACACATTTTAGCGCCACGTTGGATAATGAACAGGAAAGTCCATCGCTCTGTCCCTTACGAATCGCAAACTATTCCCACAGATCGCCGTGGATTCGTTTGCTGTAACTGGCCCATTTGTTACACTTTTTATAAATGATTTCCGATTTCATTAATTTACTTACGGTCAAAGTTTTGTTGTTTCGATGCAGCTCGAGTGGGACCGGTTTAAGATAGCCATCAATGGAGAACATTTTTGTACGTTCGGTAATCGATTCCCAAATCGCCAAGTTCAGTTCGTATCGGTTGATGGAAACTGTACCGGTAATTTCGATTAAACCGGTAGTAACCGGTTTTTACACCTTATATTGTTTTAAAGGAAATTTCGGACACCTTCAAAGCTATATTCTTATGTTCTTACATACTTACTTCAACTTCAACAAACATAGAACTCTAagatgtgaaaaaaatcgatttattgatCTTTAATACAATTTTAACACCATTTCTATATATTTATTGGGCAAAACAACACTAAGCTAAGCagaatgattaaaaaaaatacttctacGAAATTTTACTGAATTCACTTATACAGCCATCAAGATACATTTAATTCAATACACTTCCACGGGATTGTGATTATGTCTCACAGAATCACTCCAATGGTGTAGATTTATCATTATTGGAAGCTTTTGTTTTACAATTGTTATTCGTGtgacattttttcgaatttggtTCTCAATTCATCTGTGAATGCCGAATATGGAGTTGCATGAGCAGGTCTGTGTGGATAACCAGGATAGGGTGGAGGATGTGATGGAAGGCCTATAAAGATATCCATTATTGAATCTTCTGAACGGTACATTAGCAAAACAATTGTGAATTGTGAGTATTCCCATCACATTACCCTCTGAATATTTTGGGTACCCCTTGTCCTAGAAGAGTTTCATAAAAACAGTACGTCTTTTTCTACCTGGGTAGTGTGCTGATGGAGTATACGGTGGTGGAGGTGGTGGCGGTGCCGGAGGATACAGAACGCTACCAGATGGGTGATATGGTTGAGGCGGAATATACGGTGGGCAAACTGGAAAAAATGGGGACTCAGAACTCTGGCGTTTGCAATTATATCTATGTAATTTGATTGGAAACACTTTGAGGTTTCAATCAGATAATTACTGTTCCTGGAAACTCACCTGCAATCATTCCAGGATTTGAAATCACAACGGGTGACCCATGCGTAATCGTTGTGCCTCTTTCCATGGTGATATAATCAATGGTACAGTTTCCATCAACCGATACGAACTGAACTTGGCGATTTGGGAATCGATTACCGAACGTACAAAAATGTTCTCCATTGATGGCTATCTTAAACCGGTCCCACTCGAGCTGCATCGAAACAACAAAACTTTGACCGTAAGTAATTGGACAACCGCCGTATCGTTCTTCGGTGCCCCATATCTGATTCTGCAACGTGTTTCGCACGATCGCCCCCTCCTGCGGCCGGATGCTTATATGCAGCAGGACATCATCGCGTGGATTTAATGCGGCACCGGTCTGTAGATTGATCTGACACCTACACATAATAGATACACAAACACATAGATGTCGCGTCAATTCGCGATTGAAAGCTGATATGTTATCACTTCATTTTCATAACAAATTCTTCAACTGCACTCTGCACATTGAGTCATCATTGTAAGATTTCGATTTCACTCATATAAAACCTATGCTATGCTAAAAAATGTAATTGGAATTATTGTGTTGCTATTCTCACCGATCTCCAAAATTGTTGAGGACACACTTTACTCGTACTACCGAGCCACTGGAAAGGCCGCCCGGTATGGATCCTAGAAATGGAGCTTTCTGCAAATGAATCATACAAATTAGTTTGAAAAAATTTGAAGCGAATAGTATTCATATTTCACCTACAGGTGAAATAATTGGAATTGTAGCCATCGCTTTTTTGTGATGCAGTTATTCACGCTAAACGGATATATCCGCTGCAGTTCAGAATAGTTTCCGAATGCCTAAATGAACAATTCAATGGGATATGAATGTGAGATCGACTTTATTCGCAGGATGAGCGATGATATACTGGTTTCAGTATGTCTAGTACGCGGTATTAATTTTTGTACACTTATCATTACAGAACACAGATATGATaagtgataaaaaaatcaatggtATTCGTCAAAGTAGATGAATCAGAGGACTTtaaatcatacaaatgtgtgTAATGTATCACGCCTCAGacttttgtttttcaatgtttccgtGTTTCTGGATCACCATACACTAGACTGATTTTGGATAATCTAGTttgaacagattttttcgtGGTGATCGTAAGAATATCTCACCTCCGAAATAATATTAAttgtgcaagttttttttttggattcatCATAATGGTTCGAAGTTAAAGATGCATTCTAGTATCAATGCAATTCATGTTTACGTTGGAGTCATAATACTATGAGAAACCATCCACCACCCTTCACTGGTGCAGAACCATTTTGTGGCACTTCTGattgtgtgttgaagagtgagctgaagaaatgggaagacctaGAAGTgatggctgtacaacttaaccagtcaacAAAATtcatcacgccgagtattaaaattactcaacaattgctgagtcttaataagaaatgcCCGGACACCATCAAGTTAGAGTGAACTTGTTCTTTTATATGATTTCTAGGCATTCAATGTAATGATGGAAATTTCAACCATTACGCAAAGAAGAgttaaaaacataggtttagtacaagatcatatttgtcgcttttgccGAAAGCCGAAAGCGAagcctcggaacatttgctctgcaattgtggagctctaacaagacgcagacttcaacaccttgataagacTATTCTGcagcccaaggaagtttggtctgtttcgccgatcaggattataaatctTATCAATCAAATTGTTCCTAATTGGCACCTAtcctgcccatgattgcataggagacgtaatcgacaacaccattagtgttgggaaaacgcatttttgttgttttttggcctacaagcataaccatgcaaatgtCCGATGAagtgatctgtccagttgaaggatattatcggcaaaaagaggaccTAGCTGATTCTTCGGATTATAAcataattttttccatttggaaaacgcttgcgtctatttatgcgaacaatcaatcgtttcgataaatatttgttcgcatagctagacgtaatcaccaggttgctctgtttgtagcgttagtatttacaattccgataatagtcaaaacatctccgtcggtagtttcagttgttatcggataaaatcaaaaaggtttggaagaaatttagtgaaatgtctggaaaaggtgttcttgatttgttgcgagtctatgatagtacttttgacgtaggactacgtctaaccggaagatatagggggtgaaatggaaatctaggcactgaacaagtaggaaaaaatgcaagatttggaacgcttataactcgagcatttctcaatagatcgcaaaggtttttgcatcaattgataggaaatatatctacgcgtctatcataacgaataacaattcatttttcttgagataaataattgaataattgtgaaatatcaaccattgtccaaatgcactatgtgcccatttttgattggtccattttgtgctcctcaaatcgtaccgaccaaaacgggcaaacagagcagcagcgaaatacaatgaagcacgattggaaaggaaaaagaaaaaaaaaatgaacgaaacattggtcgctgtctcactcatgcgtaattctcgagccagccagtcagcttaaaaatccccgctccgctgccgtaacgatcattctcattcaaaccgtacaccacatcagttcgcatcacaactcatcaacaaaccaatccaagcagccatgtctggacatggcaaaggaggaaaagtgaagggaaaagcaaaatcccgctcgaaccgtgttgatctggagttcctcgcaagggtagctaggccgagcgcgttagtaccagtgcaccagtccacctagtcggcgttatatagtttcggccgccgaagttatcgagttagctggtaaagctgctcgcgacgataagaaaacccgcattcggaacagaacacattcggttcggtggatatcaagacaacaggcagttgcagcgagtggcaaacgcaatcgcaaaacggcatcaggtagcagaagaaaaaagtttgttctttctacaaactgctttggtggcaaatccagaacaaggcggcatcgagggcgttcgaaatggtttcttttcaaaaccacgagtactaagttttctaaattggaaccattccataaaacaaggcgcttttcagggccattaaaccttccaaaaaagagtttatgaaatacagttcaatgctttctaaaataatatccaaaataataataaaacacattgattttttcataatttgtttgccaggatctgatgagtatgtgaatttggcagttgttctgagcttattgatagttggggactttcctgattattcaattttcaccaattcttaaattgtttccagattgaaagtacagtaatttacaattagttcgaaa
The Toxorhynchites rutilus septentrionalis strain SRP chromosome 2, ASM2978413v1, whole genome shotgun sequence genome window above contains:
- the LOC129769977 gene encoding galectin-5-like isoform X1, translated to MATIPIISPKAPFLGSIPGGLSSGSVVRVKCVLNNFGDRCQINLQTGAALNPRDDVLLHISIRPQEGAIVRNTLQNQIWGTEERYGGCPITYGQSFVVSMQLEWDRFKIAINGEHFCTFGNRFPNRQVQFVSVDGNCTIDYITMERGTTITHGSPVVISNPGMIAVCPPYIPPQPYHPSGSVLYPPAPPPPPPPYTPSAHYPGLPSHPPPYPGYPHRPAHATPYSAFTDELRTKFEKMSHE
- the LOC129769977 gene encoding galectin-5-like isoform X2; the protein is MATIPIISPKAPFLGSIPGGLSSGSVVRVKCVLNNFGDRCQINLQTGAALNPRDDVLLHISIRPQEGAIVRNTLQNQIWGTEERYGGCPITYGQSFVVSMQLEWDRFKIAINGEHFCTFGNRFPNRQVQFVSVDGNCTIDYITMERGTTITHGSPVVISNPGMIAVCPPYIPPQPYHPSGSVLYPPAPPPPPPPYTPSAHYPGRKRRTVFMKLF